Below is a genomic region from Pectobacterium polaris.
GCGGAAATGCTGCCGATTACCTGGCCGGAATTTGCCGAGCTGCATCCATTCTGTCCGACGGAACAGGCGCTGGGCTATCGTCAGATGATCGAACAGCTATCGGGCTGGCTGGTGCAATTGACGGGCTATGACGCGATTTGCATGCAGCCCAACTCAGGCGCGCAGGGTGAATACGCGGGGCTGCTGGCGATCCGTCGCTATCATGAAAGCCGCAATGAAGCTGGCCGCAATCTCTGTCTGATTCCTAGCTCCGCCCACGGTACGAACCCGGCATCGGCGCAGATGGCGGGGATGGATGTGGTGGTGGTCGCCTGTGACAAGCAGGGCAATATCGATCTGCACGATCTGCGTGAGAAAGCGCAGGCGGCGGGCGAACAGCTTTCCTGCATCATGGTGACCTATCCATCTACTCACGGCGTTTATGAAGAGACGATCCGTGAAGTGTGCCAGATCGTGCATCAATATGGCGGTCAGGTGTATCTGGACGGCGCGAACATGAATGCGCAGGTTGGCATCACGACGCCGGGCTACATTGGCGCAGACGTCTCGCACCTGAATTTGCATAAAACTTTCTGTATTCCACACGGCGGCGGCGGACCGGGCATGGGGCCGATTGGCGTGAAAGCGCATCTGGCACCGTTTGTACCGGGTCATCAGGTGGTAAAAATCGAGGGTGTGCTGACGGAACAAGGCGCGGTCTCTGCGGCACCGTTCGGCAGTGCGTCTATTCTGCCGATTAGCTGGATGTATATCCGCATGATGGGGGCGGAAGGGCTGAAACAGGCTAGCCAGATGGCGATCCTGAACGCCAACTACATCGCGACGCGCTTGCAGCAGGCGTATCCGGTTCTTTACACCGGCCGTGACGGTCGCGTGGCGCACGAATGTATTCTGGATATTCGTCCGCTTAAAGAGAGTACGGGTATCAGTGAGATGGATATCGCCAAACGTCTGATCGACTACGGTTTCCATGCGCCGACCATGTCATTCCCGGTAGCGGGCACGCTGATGGTGGAGCCAACGGAATCGGAAAGTCAGGTAGAGATCGAGCGCTTTGTTGACGCGATGCTGGCGATCCGTGCCGAAATCAACCGCGTTGCACAGGGCGAATGGCCGCTGGATGACAACCCGCTGGTCAACGCGCCGCACACGCAGGCGGAGCTGGTGGCCGACTGGGCGCACCCGTACAGCCGCGAGCTGGCAGTATTCCCAGCAGGCAGCGAACACAAATACTGGCCGAGCGTGAAGCGTCTGGACGATGTGTACGGCGACCGTAACCTGTTCTGCTCGTGTGTGCCGATGAGCGATTATGCGTAATTAACCGCGATCGTTGAGATGGTTACTGCCAGTGATGTGATAGGCGGACACTGAGTTATCGAATTAACGATAGTTTTCAGATACCGCCTTGTATCACCTAATCAGTTAGGCATAAGCAGTGGGTAGGGATAGCCCAAAATGGAGAAAAAATGAAAGTCAGACTTGCAGAACCTGATGAAGCAGAAGAATGTTGGGAGATCAGGAATCAGGCTATCCGCCATGGATGCAAGAGCAGCTATGAAGCGACAATTATTGCAGCATGGACACCAGAATCCATGCCGGAGGGATACAGGCGAGCTATTGCTACTAACCCGTTCTTTGTTGTTGTGGATTTAGATAACAGACCGGTTGCTACAGGCTTTCTCGATATTTCTTCTCGCAGTGTTGAGGCTATTTTTACCTTGCCTGAGTATGTTGGGAGAGGGTTGGCTGGAATGATTCTTGACGCTATAAAGAATGAAGCACGTGAACGTGATTATGAGCAATTAACATTATCCTCAACCCCTAATGCTCACTCTTTCTATCAAAAGCATGGTTTCCTGTTTCAGCAGGAAAGCTTGTATCAATCCACTCTTACTGGGAGTGAGATGCGCTGTATAGATATGGTTTTCAAATTATAGTATTGGCTGCTTTGCGGCTCGTAGGGTACTGGCTCATTGTTGTACTGAATTTAGCTCATCAACTTAGCCAGCGAATTATTTACTTTCGAAAACAAACTGTCATTAAACTGACGCCCCACTGACACGCTAGCGTTCTAGGGTAAGGCCTCTGTGTTTCACACTGAGCGACCTTTGAGTTATGCGTGCAAAATGCTTTCCCTATCTTGTGCTGTTGCCGACGCTGGTTTTTTTGCTTGCCTTCACCTATTTCCCCCTGTTGCGCTCGGTCATCGACAGCCTGTATGACACTCGGCTGAATGCCGATACACCGCTGTTCGTCGGGATAGATAATTTTGTGCGTTTGGTGCAGGACGCAGTGTTCTGGCAGGCGTTGCTGAACAACGTGCTGTATATCCTGATGACGGTGGTGCCCGGCGTGCTGCTGGCGCTGCTGCTGGCGGTGCTGTTGTGGGAAAACACGCGCGTTAACCGCTGGCTGCGTACTGCTTTCTTCTTTCCGATGATTATTCCGCTGGTGAGCGCCGCGACGCTGTGGCTGTTCATCTTTATGCCGGGGCTGGGGCTGCTGGATTACTATCTGGCGAAAGTGTTCGGCCCGATGAACAACAACTATCTCGGCATGAGCGATAGCGCGCTGGTGGCGGTGAGCATCATCGGTATCTGGAAATTTGCTGGCTACTACATGCTGTTTTTTCTCGCCGGTCTGCAAGCCGTTTCAGCCTCTGCACGCGAGGCGGCGCTGATGGAAGGGGCTTCACGGCGTCAGGTGTTTTTCTACGTCACGCTGCCGCTGCTGCGACCAACCATCGCCTTTGTGGTCACCATCGCTTTTATCTACGCCATTACCCAGATCGACCATGTCGCCGTGATGACGCGCGGCGGGCCGAATAATGCGACGACCGTGCTGCTCTATTACATCCAGGATCTGGCGAATGACACGCACGATCTGGGCAAAGCCTCTGCGGCCACCTTCCTGACGCTGGCGATGCTGTTCGCCTTTTCCATTATGAATCTGAAAGTGCTGGAGAAAGGGGCGCACTATGAACGTTGAAAATACGAGCGTTGATCACCCGAATGTTGAGAACCTAAGCGTTGACGTTCGGCATGTTGCAAACCGCAGCGTTGCCAATCGCCATCCACTTCGCATCACGACGCGGTTCACGTTGCCGCTGCTGCTGATTTGCGCTGCGTTACTGTGGGTCAGTCCGTTTATCTGGATGCTGTCTTCTTCCGTCAGCACCAGCAGTTTTGGCGTGGACATGGCCTCGCTGCTGCCGCGTCTCCCGCTGACGCTCGATAACTTCCGCGACGCGTGGGACAGCGCCGACTGGTTACGGCTTTACACCAACACGCTTTTCTTTGCGGTCGGCACGTTTCTGGTACAACTGGTGACGATCACCACGGCGGGCTACATCTTTGCCTATCACGAGTTCCGCGGTAAAACGCTGCTGTTCTACCTGCTACTGATTCAGATGATGATCATGCCCGTCGTCATGATGGTGCCGAACATGATGACGCTCAAACAGCTTGGCCTGCTCAATACCCTGACCGGCGTGATGATGCCGTATTTTGCCTCGGCATTTGGCGTATTCCTGATGCGTCAGGCGTTTCTCAATATCGCCAAAGAGATTGAAGAAGCCGCGTTGATGGAAGGCTGTCGCTGGTGGCAGGTGGTGTTTCACGTCCTGATCCCGATGACCTGGCCGTCGATTCTGGCTTTTGCCACGGTCAGCATTACCTACCACTGGAACGAATATCTCTGGCCGCTGATGGTGCTCAACGACCCTGACAAACAGGTGCTGACCATTGGGCTGGTGTCGTTCGCCATGGGCGCGGAGTCCGGCGGGCAGTGGGGATTGATCTGCGCGGGCACGCTGCTGGTGTGCCTGCCGTTGATGGTGGCTTTTGTGGTGTTCCAGAAGCAGTTCCTGA
It encodes:
- a CDS encoding carbohydrate ABC transporter permease — translated: MNVENTSVDHPNVENLSVDVRHVANRSVANRHPLRITTRFTLPLLLICAALLWVSPFIWMLSSSVSTSSFGVDMASLLPRLPLTLDNFRDAWDSADWLRLYTNTLFFAVGTFLVQLVTITTAGYIFAYHEFRGKTLLFYLLLIQMMIMPVVMMVPNMMTLKQLGLLNTLTGVMMPYFASAFGVFLMRQAFLNIAKEIEEAALMEGCRWWQVVFHVLIPMTWPSILAFATVSITYHWNEYLWPLMVLNDPDKQVLTIGLVSFAMGAESGGQWGLICAGTLLVCLPLMVAFVVFQKQFLSSFGFSGIK
- a CDS encoding carbohydrate ABC transporter permease, translating into MRAKCFPYLVLLPTLVFLLAFTYFPLLRSVIDSLYDTRLNADTPLFVGIDNFVRLVQDAVFWQALLNNVLYILMTVVPGVLLALLLAVLLWENTRVNRWLRTAFFFPMIIPLVSAATLWLFIFMPGLGLLDYYLAKVFGPMNNNYLGMSDSALVAVSIIGIWKFAGYYMLFFLAGLQAVSASAREAALMEGASRRQVFFYVTLPLLRPTIAFVVTIAFIYAITQIDHVAVMTRGGPNNATTVLLYYIQDLANDTHDLGKASAATFLTLAMLFAFSIMNLKVLEKGAHYER
- a CDS encoding GNAT family N-acetyltransferase — translated: MKVRLAEPDEAEECWEIRNQAIRHGCKSSYEATIIAAWTPESMPEGYRRAIATNPFFVVVDLDNRPVATGFLDISSRSVEAIFTLPEYVGRGLAGMILDAIKNEARERDYEQLTLSSTPNAHSFYQKHGFLFQQESLYQSTLTGSEMRCIDMVFKL